Proteins co-encoded in one Kribbella solani genomic window:
- a CDS encoding alpha/beta fold hydrolase: protein MSVTWIVLPGLAETPEEFAQIAALLPDQDVRIIDPWRTPVTSDVDALRAAAEVEPDTEIGLIGHSIGGLAGLRWALTRPLEVTRLVLVDSSLTSETGWRLCYPGAPGDRVIRSLARFLGRLGGPRLIGASFRWLSVRFGSRTRNEPLSKATIRARYGAADSWLLFWDELAATWELAAETAKLVAGPIAEVAPTEVLVATGGGSRRAARRWLTGQQQLADAIGGRIEILPDSAHLVHLDRPDAIAAAVHRQ from the coding sequence ATGAGCGTGACCTGGATCGTGCTACCCGGCCTGGCCGAGACTCCGGAGGAGTTCGCCCAGATCGCCGCCCTGCTTCCGGACCAGGACGTCCGGATCATCGACCCCTGGCGTACGCCGGTCACGTCCGACGTCGACGCGCTACGCGCCGCGGCCGAGGTGGAGCCGGACACGGAGATCGGGTTGATCGGTCACTCCATCGGCGGCCTGGCCGGTCTGCGCTGGGCGCTGACCCGGCCGCTGGAGGTGACCCGGCTGGTGCTGGTCGACAGCAGTCTGACCTCGGAAACCGGGTGGCGGTTGTGCTACCCGGGAGCGCCTGGTGACCGGGTGATCCGTTCACTGGCACGGTTCCTCGGGCGGCTCGGCGGGCCGCGGCTGATCGGTGCGTCGTTCCGCTGGCTGAGTGTCCGGTTCGGCAGCCGGACCCGGAACGAACCGTTGTCGAAGGCAACGATCAGGGCAAGGTACGGCGCGGCGGACTCGTGGTTGCTGTTCTGGGACGAGCTCGCGGCTACCTGGGAGCTGGCCGCCGAAACCGCGAAGCTCGTGGCCGGGCCGATCGCGGAGGTCGCGCCGACCGAGGTCCTGGTCGCGACCGGCGGCGGATCGCGGCGGGCGGCAAGACGCTGGCTCACCGGCCAACAGCAACTGGCGGATGCCATCGGCGGCCGGATCGAGATCCTCCCCGACTCGGCGCACCTGGTCCACCTGGACCGCCCCGACGCCATCGCCGCCGCCGTCCACCGCCAGTAG
- a CDS encoding IS30 family transposase: MPMRYPYGVRDEFFALVGGGWSVQSAASAVGVSWDTGSLWWRTSGLVEPSLRQNRAGGLPGSVPAAVPGGVAGGVAGTRARRPLTSEDRAVIAVLLRQGLSYAGIGEAIGRDKSVIWREVARNRGRDGSYWAPVAHRAAHERRRRPKEFKLAADPGLCARITGWMDTGWSPGLIAAVLRRDHPGDSAQERMARVSHETIYQALYVQTRGQLRQDLHRQLSLRRTARKPRGGDHRQARNPYREAFTISQRPAEATDRAVPGHWEGDLIIGTGNRSAVGTLVERTTRFTILLHLPGQHDADTVAETMITQMRTLPDHLRRSLTWDRGRELAAYRRIQLDLNMPVYFCDPHSPWQRGTNENTNRLLRFWLTKGTDLSTHTAASLDQIATTLNQRPRPTLNLKTPAQALAELLVA, from the coding sequence ATGCCGATGAGGTATCCGTACGGAGTGCGGGATGAGTTTTTCGCGCTGGTGGGTGGTGGGTGGTCGGTGCAGTCAGCGGCGTCGGCGGTCGGCGTGTCGTGGGATACGGGTTCGTTGTGGTGGCGAACATCGGGGCTTGTGGAGCCATCGTTGCGGCAGAACAGAGCTGGTGGGTTGCCGGGCAGCGTGCCAGCAGCAGTCCCGGGTGGGGTCGCGGGTGGGGTCGCGGGGACGCGAGCTCGGCGGCCGTTGACCAGTGAGGACCGGGCGGTGATCGCTGTGCTGTTACGGCAGGGGTTGTCGTATGCCGGGATCGGTGAGGCGATCGGGCGGGACAAGTCGGTGATCTGGCGTGAGGTGGCCCGCAATCGCGGCCGGGACGGGTCCTATTGGGCGCCGGTGGCTCACCGTGCCGCTCATGAGCGGCGGCGCCGGCCCAAGGAGTTCAAGCTGGCCGCCGATCCGGGGCTGTGCGCCCGGATCACCGGCTGGATGGACACCGGCTGGTCCCCGGGCCTGATCGCGGCAGTACTGCGCCGTGATCACCCCGGCGACAGCGCGCAGGAGAGGATGGCTCGTGTGTCGCACGAAACCATCTACCAAGCGCTGTATGTGCAGACCCGCGGCCAGCTGCGACAAGACCTGCACCGGCAGTTGAGCCTGCGCCGCACGGCCCGCAAACCCCGCGGCGGCGACCATCGCCAGGCCCGAAACCCGTACCGGGAAGCGTTCACGATCAGTCAACGCCCCGCCGAGGCCACCGACCGTGCCGTGCCCGGACATTGGGAAGGCGACCTGATCATCGGCACCGGCAACCGCTCCGCGGTCGGCACACTCGTCGAGCGCACCACCCGGTTCACCATCTTGCTGCACCTGCCCGGCCAGCACGACGCCGACACCGTGGCCGAGACCATGATCACCCAGATGCGCACCCTGCCCGACCACCTGCGCCGCTCCCTGACCTGGGACCGCGGACGCGAACTAGCCGCCTACCGGCGCATCCAGCTCGATCTGAACATGCCTGTCTACTTCTGCGACCCCCACTCCCCCTGGCAACGCGGCACCAACGAGAACACCAACCGGCTCCTGCGGTTCTGGCTCACCAAAGGCACAGACCTGTCCACCCACACCGCCGCCAGCCTCGACCAGATCGCCACCACCCTCAACCAACGACCCCGCCCTACACTCAACCTCAAAACCCCAGCCCAAGCACTGGCCGAACTACTCGTTGCTTAG